One stretch of Shewanella sp. Arc9-LZ DNA includes these proteins:
- a CDS encoding AarF/ABC1/UbiB kinase family protein, which produces MLWETLGTARDIGRLNELASVLIRYGFGDVLRRLGLANVFNVAGKALHWKHAAEITQLESPVRFCHALAEMGPTFIKLGQILATRSDLFPPEWTAEFEKLQNHAPPVSFELICKQLQEDLGCSPQQAFAEFNPTPFAAASIAQVHRARLHDGAEVIIKVRRPGIRPVMEADLRLLARIAEVMESESPTLRRFRPREVVRQFTHSLRRELDLLAECRNAGRVANNFKSNPNIVIPKVYWSWCSERVNVQQFIDGISGRNIAAVEQAGLDRKLLAKYGGQAALKMILIDGFYHADPHQGNIFYLPENRIAFIDFGMVGRLSFERRHQVVQLLHSMVELDASRVVDVLLTWAGDPPLNSENLTFEVEEFVDKYHGVSLKSFHLSMMLTELISLLREYGLSLPPDIIILIKALIALEGVALQLDPDFNMVSEAKPLLHQLMLQRYAPDALAKRGWQAIVDTGELLSGLPQDLQQLLRSARSGRFQLHIDVTRLKAFGNQLDRAASRVAIGNVVAAMIIGSSIVMTVDGGPTLFGLPLFGILGFLSAAVGGIWLLFSIWSSGRWK; this is translated from the coding sequence ATGCTTTGGGAAACGTTAGGTACCGCGCGAGATATTGGCCGACTGAATGAGCTTGCTTCGGTTTTAATTCGTTATGGCTTCGGCGATGTGTTGCGCAGGCTTGGCCTTGCTAATGTGTTTAATGTCGCCGGTAAGGCTCTGCATTGGAAGCATGCAGCTGAAATAACCCAGTTAGAATCACCGGTTAGGTTTTGCCATGCACTAGCAGAAATGGGACCAACCTTTATCAAACTAGGACAGATCCTTGCTACGCGTTCAGACCTATTTCCACCAGAGTGGACTGCTGAATTTGAAAAATTGCAGAATCATGCGCCGCCGGTATCATTTGAATTAATCTGTAAACAGTTACAGGAAGACTTAGGTTGTAGTCCGCAACAGGCTTTTGCCGAATTTAATCCAACCCCTTTTGCTGCCGCATCGATTGCCCAAGTTCATCGGGCTCGCCTACACGATGGTGCTGAAGTCATTATTAAGGTTCGCAGGCCAGGCATAAGACCTGTTATGGAAGCTGATCTACGTTTACTTGCCCGTATTGCAGAGGTGATGGAGTCAGAGTCACCGACACTACGCCGTTTTAGGCCTCGTGAGGTGGTCCGTCAATTTACCCATTCTCTAAGGCGGGAACTGGATTTATTGGCCGAGTGTCGTAATGCTGGAAGGGTGGCAAACAATTTCAAAAGTAACCCTAACATCGTTATTCCAAAAGTGTATTGGTCGTGGTGCAGTGAACGCGTCAATGTTCAACAGTTTATTGATGGTATTTCTGGACGGAATATAGCAGCAGTGGAGCAGGCTGGATTAGATAGGAAGCTGTTAGCTAAGTATGGTGGTCAAGCTGCGTTGAAAATGATTTTAATTGATGGTTTTTATCATGCGGATCCCCATCAAGGTAATATTTTTTATCTGCCTGAAAATCGAATCGCATTTATTGACTTTGGCATGGTGGGACGATTGTCTTTCGAACGCCGCCATCAAGTGGTGCAACTTTTACATAGCATGGTTGAATTGGATGCTTCTCGTGTTGTTGATGTATTACTGACTTGGGCTGGCGATCCTCCGCTCAATAGTGAGAATCTTACTTTTGAAGTAGAAGAATTTGTTGATAAGTATCATGGCGTTTCGTTAAAAAGCTTCCATTTGAGCATGATGTTGACTGAACTGATATCACTGCTTAGAGAATATGGCCTCAGCTTACCTCCTGATATTATTATATTGATCAAAGCATTAATTGCGCTTGAAGGTGTTGCCCTGCAATTAGATCCTGACTTTAATATGGTGTCTGAAGCAAAACCATTATTACACCAGTTAATGTTACAACGATACGCACCAGACGCATTGGCTAAAAGAGGTTGGCAAGCCATTGTCGATACTGGTGAATTGTTAAGTGGATTACCGCAAGACTTACAACAACTTTTACGTTCAGCCCGTAGCGGTAGATTTCAGCTGCATATTGATGTCACAAGACTAAAAGCCTTTGGCAATCAACTTGACCGGGCTGCTAGTCGAGTTGCCATTGGCAATGTGGTAGCGGCTATGATTATTGGATCGTCTATTGTGATGACAGTTGATGGAGGACCAACTTTATTTGGTTTGCCGTTATTTGGCATACTTGGATTTCTGAGTGCTGCCGTCGGTGGGATTTGGTTGTTATTCTCTATTTGGTCAAGCGGGCGCTGGAAGTAG
- a CDS encoding BCCT family transporter, with amino-acid sequence MKINKDKYSIDNSDYTVGQDNIQKWGFDIHNPVFGTSAGLIAIFLIAILIIDPATSKEFLDGMKWQIISAFDGLFMWSMNLFVIFCLALIVSPYGKIRLGGDGAKADHSRLSWIAMLFAAGMGIGLMFWGVAEPLAYYTGWYETPLNVVANTPAAAELALGATMFHWGLHPWAVYGVVALSLSFFAYNKGLPLSIRSAFYPILGDRTWGWPGHVIDVLAVIATLFGLATSLGLGAQQAAGGFQHVFGIEGDLSLQITIIVIVTMLAVVSVVRGLEGGVKVISNVNMLLAVVLVVFVALVTAAVSMGTIPTTVMGYVKNIIPLSNPIGREDEAWMHGWTVFYWAWWISWSPFVGMFIARISRGRTVREFLTAVLIIPTSVTILWMSVFGGVAIDQVVNEVGILGSEGLTDVPLAMFQMFDVLPLGNILSMIAVLLVLVFFITSSDSGSLVIDSITAGGKIDAPIPQRIFWATIEGAIAAVLLWVGGTQAIEALQAGAISTALPFTIILLVMCVSLLMGMRTEKHNKN; translated from the coding sequence ATGAAGATAAATAAGGACAAATACAGTATAGATAACTCCGATTATACTGTCGGGCAAGATAACATTCAAAAATGGGGTTTTGATATACATAACCCTGTATTTGGAACGAGTGCAGGCTTAATCGCTATTTTTTTAATTGCCATTTTAATTATCGACCCGGCAACATCAAAAGAATTTTTAGATGGTATGAAATGGCAGATAATAAGTGCATTTGACGGCCTCTTTATGTGGTCTATGAATCTATTTGTGATCTTCTGTCTGGCATTAATTGTTTCACCTTATGGTAAAATTCGCCTAGGTGGTGACGGCGCAAAAGCCGATCATTCAAGACTTTCCTGGATAGCGATGCTTTTTGCTGCAGGTATGGGTATTGGTTTGATGTTTTGGGGCGTTGCAGAACCGTTAGCGTATTACACCGGCTGGTATGAAACACCACTGAATGTGGTCGCCAATACCCCGGCAGCAGCAGAGCTTGCACTGGGTGCAACTATGTTCCATTGGGGATTACACCCTTGGGCGGTTTATGGCGTAGTCGCCTTATCGTTATCTTTCTTCGCGTACAACAAAGGCTTACCGCTTTCCATACGTTCTGCTTTTTATCCTATATTAGGCGACCGTACCTGGGGTTGGCCCGGACATGTGATTGATGTTTTAGCTGTAATCGCCACATTATTTGGTTTGGCAACATCACTCGGTTTAGGTGCTCAACAAGCTGCGGGTGGTTTCCAGCACGTGTTTGGTATTGAAGGTGACCTATCCTTGCAAATCACTATTATTGTTATAGTGACCATGCTGGCTGTTGTCTCTGTGGTACGCGGGCTTGAAGGTGGTGTTAAAGTAATCAGTAACGTCAATATGTTACTTGCTGTTGTTTTAGTTGTCTTTGTTGCGCTTGTGACCGCTGCTGTTTCTATGGGCACTATTCCGACCACAGTAATGGGTTATGTTAAGAATATCATTCCCTTGAGTAATCCAATTGGTCGTGAAGATGAAGCTTGGATGCACGGCTGGACCGTGTTTTATTGGGCATGGTGGATTTCATGGTCTCCATTTGTGGGTATGTTTATTGCTCGTATTTCTCGTGGCCGTACGGTACGTGAATTTCTTACCGCAGTATTAATTATACCAACATCAGTGACTATCTTATGGATGTCAGTATTTGGTGGTGTCGCTATTGACCAAGTTGTCAATGAAGTCGGCATATTAGGCAGTGAAGGGCTAACGGACGTTCCGCTTGCTATGTTCCAGATGTTTGATGTACTGCCATTAGGCAATATTTTATCAATGATAGCTGTGCTACTGGTACTGGTTTTCTTTATTACCTCTTCCGATTCCGGGTCGTTGGTGATAGACAGTATTACTGCCGGTGGTAAAATTGATGCGCCGATCCCACAACGTATTTTTTGGGCTACAATTGAGGGTGCTATCGCAGCGGTATTACTCTGGGTTGGTGGCACTCAGGCGATTGAGGCATTACAAGCAGGTGCCATTTCGACGGCCTTACCCTTTACCATTATTTTATTGGTAATGTGTGTCAGTTTGTTGATGGGCATGCGCACTGAAAAACATAATAAAAACTAG
- a CDS encoding 3'-5' exonuclease has translation MTNFSDQEILNWQAFLELKANNSKDKRLHDFYHAGTYHNETPLSDIEFVALDFETTGLDSQQNSIISIGLVPFNLQRIFCSKAKKWYLNPIDKLQENSIIIHGITHSDLQGAPDLLLILEQLLNELAGKVVVVHYRHIERDFLDHTLRMLINEGIVFPVIDTMQIEANVQRAKSQGLLNLFKRKRTESIRLANSRERYHLPAYAPHDALTDAIATAELLQAQIKYHFSPDTAIDKLWL, from the coding sequence ATGACTAATTTCAGCGACCAGGAAATTTTAAACTGGCAAGCCTTTCTAGAATTAAAAGCCAATAACAGTAAAGATAAACGCCTGCATGATTTTTATCATGCAGGTACTTATCACAATGAAACACCATTAAGTGATATTGAGTTTGTCGCATTGGATTTTGAAACTACCGGTTTAGATTCACAGCAAAACAGCATCATTAGTATTGGGCTAGTGCCATTTAATTTACAGCGAATTTTTTGTAGTAAAGCAAAAAAATGGTATCTCAACCCTATAGATAAATTACAAGAAAACTCAATTATTATTCACGGTATTACCCACTCAGATTTACAAGGTGCGCCAGATTTGTTGTTGATTTTGGAACAGCTTTTAAATGAATTGGCAGGAAAAGTTGTGGTGGTGCATTATCGGCATATTGAGCGTGATTTTCTTGACCACACTTTACGCATGTTGATTAATGAAGGTATTGTGTTTCCGGTTATCGATACCATGCAGATTGAGGCTAATGTGCAACGGGCGAAGTCACAAGGGTTGCTTAATTTATTTAAAAGAAAGCGCACAGAATCAATTCGGCTTGCCAATAGCCGTGAACGTTATCACTTACCTGCTTATGCACCCCATGATGCGTTAACTGATGCAATTGCCACCGCAGAGTTACTGCAGGCTCAAATTAAATATCATTTTAGTCCAGACACTGCGATTGACAAATTATGGTTGTAA
- a CDS encoding DUF6781 family protein produces MSKAKSDTNKHRDNLEGDIKEAVEADKDIRDTVRCITLKALSEGKLDLNELSQIARCVIKGAGLGAVIHSRDGQTHQLTKAVAGLEDALCSAVEASKLAVEEASSHVNTFSKQDLQRTLNDLSELEAMYLETLKDVAKEANEAVSVTLNDLARHGRVSGTAVGQKVTEVSTLLNQQLTERLSDTVAAGVDSAAKVTRNLAYAAAGFLDAFAQKLNEKSTSNSNSNKSQ; encoded by the coding sequence ATGAGTAAAGCTAAAAGTGATACCAATAAACATCGTGACAATCTCGAAGGAGACATTAAAGAGGCTGTTGAGGCAGATAAGGATATTCGGGACACCGTTCGGTGCATTACTCTTAAAGCATTGAGTGAAGGAAAATTAGACCTCAATGAGCTCTCACAGATTGCACGCTGCGTGATTAAAGGTGCCGGTTTAGGTGCAGTTATTCATAGTCGTGATGGTCAAACCCACCAGCTCACTAAGGCGGTTGCTGGGCTTGAGGATGCCTTATGTTCTGCCGTAGAGGCATCCAAATTAGCTGTTGAAGAAGCCAGTTCGCATGTTAACACCTTTAGTAAACAAGATTTACAGCGCACCCTTAATGACCTTAGTGAACTTGAAGCTATGTATTTAGAGACGTTAAAAGACGTGGCAAAAGAGGCTAATGAGGCGGTATCCGTTACTTTAAATGATTTGGCTCGTCATGGTCGAGTAAGCGGCACCGCCGTCGGCCAGAAAGTAACTGAAGTTTCTACATTATTAAACCAACAATTAACTGAGCGGTTAAGCGACACGGTGGCAGCTGGAGTCGATTCTGCAGCTAAAGTAACCCGTAACCTCGCTTATGCGGCAGCAGGTTTTCTTGATGCTTTTGCACAAAAATTGAATGAGAAATCAACATCTAATTCCAACTCAAATAAGAGTCAATAA
- a CDS encoding glutathione S-transferase family protein, whose product MSNAIKIHSFPLSGHAHRVQLFASVAGIAHNIIHVDLPAGEHKQAPFLTLNPLGLVPVIEDGDAVVHDSISILIYLARKYAPSFIPQDLQHEAEMHRFLAMSAGEISYGVGAARLINIFNSPSDPVFAKATAEKALTKLEAQLIDQDYLVANKISLADFAIYSYVAHAPEGDVSLAPYPNVRRWLTNIEGLRGFVAMPATKAGLVA is encoded by the coding sequence ATGTCTAATGCCATTAAAATTCACAGTTTCCCACTTTCAGGTCATGCTCATCGCGTGCAGCTATTTGCGAGTGTCGCGGGGATTGCGCACAACATTATCCACGTAGATCTTCCTGCTGGGGAGCATAAACAAGCACCGTTTCTTACCCTTAACCCTTTGGGTTTGGTCCCTGTTATTGAAGACGGTGATGCAGTTGTTCACGACTCAATTTCAATCCTCATTTATCTGGCGCGTAAATATGCGCCTTCGTTTATCCCTCAAGATCTGCAACATGAAGCAGAAATGCATCGTTTTCTTGCGATGTCAGCGGGCGAAATCTCTTATGGCGTAGGCGCAGCGAGATTAATTAATATTTTCAATTCACCATCAGATCCGGTGTTTGCTAAAGCCACAGCAGAAAAAGCGTTAACAAAATTAGAAGCACAACTTATCGACCAAGATTATTTGGTCGCAAATAAAATCAGCTTAGCTGACTTTGCTATATACAGTTACGTTGCTCATGCACCTGAAGGCGATGTGTCATTAGCACCTTACCCAAATGTACGTCGCTGGTTAACAAACATTGAAGGGTTGAGAGGATTTGTTGCTATGCCAGCAACCAAAGCTGGATTAGTAGCATAA
- a CDS encoding methyl-accepting chemotaxis protein, producing the protein MLNRMILINGLVVFAITVLLSYLTLPPWLYALLIALASVATLLLTHKKQISPEILESSQQDEHVASGISKAATRIAIGGAEVSFFIENLAHAMGLQVKHVQEISERAGNLEQGAQQLLGQSAKVRLLVEEANTQASSYAKEIKQVDEQQRSLSTEIESTAVLLIELNNKANAISSITDTINKLSDQTNMLALNAAIEAARAGEQGRGFAVVADEVRNLAHKTAEATQGIESLLSKIGENSIQSVQAMQRVSDMGGKLSQRMNEIYILTKASQESMADAASEMLQMDQTVGFTVDNTNGIGANIEGIGASILKVDTDLIEASDRVLELSGFAEQIFRHLQSFDLSDKHAIIANVALNAAADVGAIFENALLKGSLTQAQLFDSNYQPIPKTDPQKFTTGFDRFTDSNLPNIQEAILKNNTDIIYAGAVDVRGYFPTHNIKFSQPLSGNREQDLAGNRTKRIFNDPTGKRCGNNTESFLLQTYKRDTGEVMHDLSAPIYVNGKHWGGFRIGYKAEES; encoded by the coding sequence ATGCTAAATAGAATGATTTTGATTAATGGTTTAGTGGTATTTGCCATCACTGTACTGCTGAGTTATTTAACCTTACCTCCTTGGCTGTATGCATTATTGATCGCACTCGCGTCCGTAGCCACGCTACTGCTTACCCACAAAAAACAAATAAGCCCAGAAATCCTTGAGTCATCTCAACAAGATGAGCATGTTGCGAGTGGTATCAGCAAAGCCGCCACTCGAATTGCTATTGGTGGGGCTGAAGTGTCATTTTTTATTGAAAACCTAGCACATGCAATGGGTTTGCAAGTTAAGCATGTTCAAGAAATATCAGAGCGTGCGGGTAATTTAGAGCAAGGTGCTCAACAACTGTTAGGCCAATCAGCCAAAGTACGTTTACTGGTTGAAGAGGCAAATACCCAAGCTTCAAGCTACGCCAAAGAAATAAAACAAGTTGATGAACAACAACGCAGCTTGTCTACTGAAATTGAATCAACTGCAGTGTTATTAATAGAACTTAACAACAAAGCAAACGCTATAAGCAGTATCACCGACACTATTAATAAACTATCTGATCAAACCAATATGTTGGCACTCAATGCTGCAATTGAAGCGGCTAGAGCTGGTGAACAAGGCAGAGGATTTGCCGTGGTTGCCGATGAAGTTCGTAATCTGGCACATAAAACGGCTGAAGCAACGCAAGGTATAGAATCATTGCTGTCAAAAATTGGTGAAAATAGCATTCAATCTGTACAAGCAATGCAACGAGTCAGTGACATGGGGGGAAAACTCTCTCAGCGTATGAATGAGATTTATATTCTTACAAAAGCAAGCCAAGAAAGCATGGCCGATGCAGCAAGCGAAATGCTGCAAATGGATCAAACTGTAGGTTTTACCGTTGATAACACCAATGGCATAGGTGCCAATATTGAAGGAATAGGGGCCTCTATACTCAAAGTTGATACCGATTTAATAGAAGCTTCAGATCGAGTTCTTGAGCTCAGTGGCTTTGCCGAACAGATATTTCGTCATTTACAAAGTTTCGATTTATCGGATAAACACGCAATTATCGCTAATGTCGCACTCAATGCTGCGGCTGATGTCGGAGCGATTTTTGAAAATGCTCTGTTAAAAGGTTCACTCACACAAGCCCAATTATTTGACTCAAATTACCAGCCAATCCCTAAAACCGACCCTCAAAAATTTACCACTGGTTTTGACCGTTTTACAGACTCCAATTTACCTAATATTCAAGAGGCCATTTTAAAAAATAATACTGATATTATTTATGCCGGAGCTGTAGATGTAAGAGGGTATTTCCCTACCCACAATATCAAATTTTCTCAGCCTTTAAGCGGAAACCGGGAGCAAGATCTTGCTGGTAATCGCACCAAACGCATTTTTAATGACCCTACAGGAAAGCGATGCGGCAACAATACTGAAAGTTTTTTACTGCAAACATATAAGCGTGATACCGGTGAGGTGATGCATGATCTCTCTGCACCAATTTACGTTAACGGCAAACATTGGGGAGGATTTAGAATTGGTTACAAGGCCGAAGAGTCATAA
- a CDS encoding LysR family transcriptional regulator: MDTIDSMRIFVAVAGQKSFTAGAKQLGISTNLASKHVRQLEARLGAQLIHRTTRRVTLSDTGLAYFERCVFIIDQFDELEGLVQERQSELAGPIRITAPTGFGSRELVEAIRPFQIAHPKVSINLHLSDQHVDILDEGFDLAIRFGPLQNSTLIARKLLTMRLVVFASPEYINTHGEPLHPSDLSTHNCLLQSSSADPEHWAFTVAGTEQKYRVNGSFTANSPRAVAHMAVGGLGIGRCPLYTVEPFLKSGELVLLFDDKMVSVFNLYAVYPSARHLTARIRKLIDHLVTALG; the protein is encoded by the coding sequence ATGGATACGATTGATAGTATGCGTATTTTTGTTGCGGTCGCGGGGCAAAAATCGTTTACGGCGGGGGCAAAACAGCTAGGTATTAGTACCAATTTGGCCAGCAAGCATGTGCGACAGTTAGAGGCCCGTTTAGGTGCGCAACTTATTCATCGGACAACTAGACGTGTCACATTGAGTGATACAGGACTCGCGTATTTTGAACGCTGCGTGTTTATAATTGATCAATTTGATGAGTTAGAAGGTTTAGTTCAAGAGCGTCAATCCGAACTTGCGGGGCCTATTCGTATTACTGCGCCAACAGGATTTGGGTCAAGGGAATTGGTAGAAGCGATTCGACCTTTTCAAATTGCACACCCTAAAGTGTCTATCAATCTGCATCTGTCCGATCAGCATGTCGATATACTTGACGAAGGTTTTGATCTCGCCATTCGTTTTGGTCCACTGCAAAATTCTACGCTTATTGCTCGTAAGTTGCTTACTATGCGATTAGTGGTGTTTGCATCACCGGAATATATCAATACACATGGTGAACCATTACATCCTAGCGATTTATCAACACATAATTGTTTATTACAATCATCGTCAGCAGATCCGGAGCATTGGGCCTTTACGGTTGCTGGCACAGAACAAAAATATCGGGTAAATGGGTCTTTTACGGCAAATTCGCCTCGGGCGGTCGCGCATATGGCCGTTGGAGGTTTAGGTATTGGTCGTTGTCCGCTGTACACCGTTGAACCCTTTCTTAAAAGTGGTGAGTTGGTATTGTTGTTTGACGATAAGATGGTTAGCGTATTTAACTTATACGCTGTATATCCTTCTGCACGTCATTTAACAGCTCGGATTAGAAAATTGATAGATCACTTAGTAACGGCGTTAGGATAA